A genomic segment from Spongiibacter sp. IMCC21906 encodes:
- the ubiH gene encoding 2-octaprenyl-6-methoxyphenyl hydroxylase has translation MPKHDYDVVIAGGGMVGASLALCLSRYSQGKLRVLVVEQFALQPHEGEGLPSYHPSFDARSTALSYGSQRIFDELGVWSSLAEHACPIEQVHVSDRGHFGSVSITAAEQGWPQLGSVIENPWLGNVLLAALARAAGVSFCSPASLTEVIFKDDSAELGLTRDGVTESLTTALLVIADGAESGLRQRLGIDAEVSDYQQRAFIANIATQKHHAGCAYERFTEYGALAMLPLTADENGRSRSALVWTFADDVADDVAALSDVAFLQRLQTDFGFRLGRLLAVGQRVSFPLRLSCATEQLRRNVVVMGNAAHSLHPVAGQGFNLALRDAASLSELLAGALKSGEPLGSLHVLQRYLQTQSRDQWLTTRFSDRLTSVFGNRKPMLSLARNMGLSALDILTPAKAQFVAQTAGMASGQRG, from the coding sequence TTGCCTAAGCACGATTATGATGTGGTGATTGCCGGTGGCGGTATGGTGGGGGCCAGCTTGGCGCTTTGCCTGTCGCGTTATAGCCAAGGCAAGCTGCGAGTGCTGGTGGTGGAGCAGTTTGCTCTGCAGCCCCATGAGGGTGAAGGCTTGCCATCTTATCATCCCAGTTTTGATGCTCGCAGCACCGCGCTGTCGTATGGTAGTCAGCGTATTTTTGACGAGCTGGGTGTTTGGTCGAGTTTGGCAGAACACGCCTGCCCCATTGAGCAAGTGCATGTGTCTGATCGCGGTCATTTTGGCAGCGTGTCTATTACCGCTGCGGAGCAGGGTTGGCCGCAATTGGGTAGCGTGATTGAAAATCCCTGGTTGGGTAATGTCTTATTGGCAGCGTTGGCCCGAGCCGCCGGGGTGTCCTTTTGCAGTCCGGCAAGCTTGACCGAGGTGATATTTAAAGACGACAGCGCCGAGCTTGGCTTGACGCGTGACGGCGTGACGGAATCACTCACCACCGCTTTGCTGGTTATTGCCGATGGTGCTGAATCGGGGCTTCGTCAGCGTTTGGGGATCGATGCCGAGGTCAGTGATTATCAGCAGCGGGCTTTTATCGCCAATATCGCGACCCAGAAACATCACGCGGGCTGCGCTTATGAGCGTTTTACCGAATATGGTGCCTTAGCTATGTTGCCGCTAACGGCGGACGAAAACGGTCGCTCTCGCTCTGCGCTGGTGTGGACCTTTGCTGACGATGTGGCCGATGATGTTGCCGCGCTTTCTGATGTGGCTTTTTTGCAGCGTTTGCAAACCGACTTTGGGTTTCGCTTGGGGCGGTTGTTGGCGGTGGGTCAGCGGGTATCGTTTCCTTTGCGCTTGAGCTGCGCGACGGAACAGCTTCGCCGCAATGTTGTGGTAATGGGCAATGCGGCGCATTCTTTACACCCGGTGGCGGGGCAGGGCTTTAACTTAGCGCTGCGAGATGCCGCAAGCTTAAGCGAGTTGCTGGCGGGGGCGCTAAAATCTGGAGAACCGTTGGGCAGCTTGCATGTGTTGCAACGTTATCTGCAAACCCAGTCTCGTGACCAATGGCTGACCACAAGGTTTTCGGATCGCTTAACCTCCGTGTTTGGCAATCGTAAACCCATGCTGAGCTTGGCCCGAAATATGGGGTTGAGTGCCTTGGATATTTTGACTCCGGCTAAAGCGCAATTTGTTGCCCAGACCGCTGGTATGGCATCGGGCCAAAGGGGCTGA
- a CDS encoding FAD-dependent monooxygenase: MVLDNSSANTSSANTAPQQFDLLIVGGGLAGAALALAMSLNSTSTPLRIALIEGGPLQTWPELEESVCDYDARVSALTDASRQLLDEIGVWPLVAAQRVCGYRDMDVWDAEGTGHIHFSAEEVQRPALGHIVENRLVLAAMHQCLQGCGVSLMFGCKVASFQRSHDGPRLSLADGRVLTAPLVAAADGARSKIREWAGFDTREWDYHHHAIACTVETSLPHQATAWQRFLPEGPLAFLPLADANAEQRYCSIVWSAKPELNQQLMAMNDQDFCHALGRAFEHRLGDVMACGKRVSFPLRQRHAPEYVQDGVVLLGDAAHSIHPLAGQGINLGFADVKVLAEELKRGQARQLTLSDASVLGRYQRRRKGDNLAMMAAMEGFQHLFESNAMPLRLLRNVGMSWLNGRQPIKRELIARAMGLS; encoded by the coding sequence ATGGTTTTGGACAATTCTTCTGCAAACACATCTTCTGCGAACACTGCCCCTCAGCAATTTGATTTGCTGATCGTTGGTGGGGGCTTGGCCGGTGCGGCATTGGCGCTGGCTATGTCATTGAACTCAACATCGACACCGTTACGGATTGCCTTGATAGAAGGTGGGCCCCTGCAGACGTGGCCTGAGCTTGAGGAGTCGGTTTGCGACTACGATGCCCGAGTCAGTGCGTTAACGGATGCCAGTCGACAGCTGTTGGATGAGATTGGGGTTTGGCCCTTGGTGGCAGCACAGCGGGTTTGTGGTTACCGGGACATGGATGTCTGGGATGCCGAAGGTACGGGCCATATCCACTTTTCGGCTGAAGAAGTTCAGCGGCCGGCATTGGGCCATATTGTTGAAAACCGTTTGGTGTTGGCGGCAATGCATCAGTGTTTGCAAGGCTGCGGTGTTAGCTTGATGTTTGGCTGCAAGGTGGCATCTTTTCAGCGTAGTCATGATGGTCCCCGTTTAAGTCTTGCTGATGGCCGTGTGTTAACCGCGCCATTAGTCGCAGCTGCGGACGGTGCCCGTTCCAAAATTCGTGAGTGGGCAGGCTTTGATACCCGGGAGTGGGACTATCACCACCATGCGATAGCGTGCACGGTAGAGACGAGCTTGCCTCATCAGGCCACGGCCTGGCAGCGTTTTTTGCCAGAGGGGCCCTTGGCCTTTTTGCCGTTGGCAGATGCAAACGCTGAGCAGCGGTATTGCTCGATTGTTTGGTCGGCCAAGCCTGAGCTGAATCAGCAGCTTATGGCAATGAATGATCAGGATTTTTGCCATGCGTTGGGGCGGGCTTTTGAGCATCGCTTAGGGGATGTTATGGCCTGCGGTAAGCGCGTTAGTTTTCCGTTGCGTCAGCGTCATGCGCCAGAGTACGTGCAGGATGGGGTAGTGTTGTTGGGTGATGCGGCTCATAGTATTCATCCATTGGCGGGGCAGGGTATTAATCTCGGTTTTGCCGATGTGAAGGTCTTGGCTGAGGAGTTAAAACGAGGCCAGGCCCGCCAGCTAACATTAAGCGATGCATCGGTTTTGGGGCGTTATCAGCGTCGTCGCAAAGGTGATAACTTGGCGATGATGGCGGCGATGGAAGGCTTTCAGCACTTGTTTGAAAGCAATGCAATGCCGCTGCGACTGCTTCGCAACGTGGGCATGAGTTGGCTCAATGGCCGACAGCCAATCAAACGTGAACTGATTGCAAGGGCAATGGGTTTGTCATAG
- a CDS encoding extracellular solute-binding protein, whose product MTASVLMLTLGVTACGDKNELAGESAGPELVVYSSRIEQLIKPIFDDFTASTGIRVRYVTDSAGPLLARLKAEGSNSPADVLLTVDAGNLWQAAEMGILQPTESEVLEKYIPSALRDAQNRWFGFSIRARTIVYSTDRVDPAELSTYADLAQPKWSARLCLRTSKKVYNQSLVATMMVARGPEATEEVVKGWVNNLSVAPFSSDNKVIEAIAAGQCDVGLVNTYYLARMLEDDPELAVGLFWANQQGDGADGRGVHVNISGAGITKASKHKAEAKQLLEWLSGPEAQFDFASLNKEYPVNNLAKPSELIQAWGEFRGDDIPISEAGRLQGDAIRLMDRAGYR is encoded by the coding sequence ATGACAGCGTCAGTCTTGATGCTGACGTTGGGTGTGACTGCCTGCGGTGATAAAAACGAGCTTGCCGGTGAGAGTGCGGGTCCTGAGCTGGTGGTCTATAGCTCCCGGATTGAGCAGCTGATTAAACCTATTTTTGATGATTTTACCGCCAGTACCGGAATACGTGTGCGTTATGTAACTGACTCCGCGGGGCCGTTGCTGGCGCGGTTAAAAGCCGAAGGGAGTAATTCCCCGGCTGATGTACTGCTGACAGTAGATGCGGGCAATTTATGGCAGGCGGCGGAGATGGGTATTTTGCAGCCTACAGAATCTGAGGTGCTGGAGAAGTATATTCCTTCAGCATTGCGTGATGCTCAAAACCGCTGGTTTGGCTTTTCAATCCGCGCCCGCACCATTGTGTATTCTACGGATCGTGTTGATCCTGCTGAGCTGTCCACCTATGCCGATTTGGCCCAGCCCAAATGGTCGGCGCGTTTGTGTTTGCGCACGTCTAAAAAGGTGTACAACCAGTCGCTGGTTGCCACCATGATGGTGGCCCGCGGTCCAGAGGCAACCGAGGAGGTAGTTAAGGGCTGGGTCAATAATTTATCTGTTGCTCCCTTTTCCAGTGATAACAAAGTGATTGAAGCGATTGCCGCAGGGCAGTGCGATGTCGGTTTGGTAAACACCTATTACCTGGCACGTATGCTGGAAGATGACCCCGAGTTGGCGGTGGGGCTTTTTTGGGCCAACCAGCAGGGCGATGGTGCCGATGGCCGGGGTGTTCATGTGAATATTTCTGGTGCAGGCATTACCAAGGCGAGCAAACATAAAGCTGAAGCAAAACAGCTCTTGGAGTGGTTGTCTGGCCCCGAGGCCCAGTTTGATTTTGCCAGTCTGAATAAAGAATACCCGGTGAATAATCTCGCTAAACCCTCGGAGCTGATTCAGGCATGGGGTGAGTTTAGAGGCGATGACATTCCTATTAGTGAAGCGGGACGCTTGCAGGGTGATGCTATTCGACTAATGGATAGGGCGGGCTATCGCTAG
- a CDS encoding iron ABC transporter permease, translating into MSRSAVNATYRPGLPLGRLLLRVTGVLAVLAVLAPVLIVVFSWSNSETEIWQHLIATQLGSLLANTLTLLVGVGVLVTVLGVSLAWFVVMFDFPGRGAFEWLLMLPMAVPAYVMAFVMLGVFDFGGPLQSSLREMLGPEWGRFDVRSDFTVILVFALVLYPYVYMLARSAFLSQSSDTIEAARALGCSAWQSFYRVALPMARPAIIAGVSLALMETLADFGTVSVFNYDTFTTAIYKSWFGFFNLQAAAQLASILLFFVALTLYAERRSRGQRRFTQSGRLQHRHRICLTASRGWLLSAYCVLVLSAAFALPLLQLIMWAWQRGVEQLDSRFFDLIQHSLVLAVIAALITVVLAVVLAFNRRLSKGSQFFAAAQLGYALPGSVLAVGIMLSFTFIDNRLLIPLQSWLGMDAKPVLLGGILSLLAAYWIRFLAVASGPVESSLERIKPSLPEAAQTLGARSRQLLTRIYLPMLRPGLLTALVLVFVDVMKEMPATLLLRPYGWDTLAVRIFELTSEGQWQLAALPALSLIAVGLAPVVISIRRSR; encoded by the coding sequence GTGAGCCGCTCTGCTGTCAACGCCACTTATCGGCCCGGCTTACCGCTGGGCCGATTGCTATTGCGAGTGACAGGTGTGCTGGCGGTATTGGCGGTGTTGGCGCCGGTGTTGATCGTCGTTTTTAGTTGGTCGAACTCCGAAACCGAAATTTGGCAGCATCTTATTGCCACCCAGTTGGGTTCGCTATTGGCCAATACCCTGACGCTATTAGTGGGGGTGGGGGTATTGGTGACGGTGTTGGGGGTCAGCTTAGCCTGGTTTGTGGTCATGTTCGATTTCCCCGGGCGGGGGGCTTTTGAATGGCTGCTAATGCTGCCAATGGCCGTGCCGGCGTATGTGATGGCATTTGTCATGCTGGGGGTTTTTGATTTTGGCGGGCCGTTGCAGTCTAGCCTGCGGGAGATGCTGGGGCCAGAGTGGGGGCGTTTTGATGTGCGCAGTGACTTCACGGTTATTCTGGTGTTTGCACTGGTGCTTTATCCCTATGTGTACATGCTGGCGCGTAGTGCGTTTTTATCCCAGAGCAGTGACACCATCGAGGCGGCCAGGGCGTTGGGTTGTTCGGCTTGGCAGTCGTTTTATCGAGTGGCTTTGCCGATGGCGCGCCCCGCGATTATCGCCGGTGTGAGTTTGGCGTTAATGGAGACTTTGGCCGATTTTGGCACGGTATCGGTGTTTAATTACGATACGTTTACGACGGCGATTTATAAGTCGTGGTTTGGTTTTTTTAATCTGCAAGCGGCGGCGCAGCTGGCATCGATACTGCTATTTTTTGTGGCACTGACCTTGTATGCCGAACGTCGCTCCAGAGGTCAGCGGCGTTTTACCCAAAGTGGGCGTTTACAGCATCGTCATCGTATCTGCCTTACCGCTTCCCGAGGCTGGTTGTTATCGGCTTACTGTGTATTGGTGTTGTCTGCGGCATTTGCGCTGCCGTTGCTGCAGCTGATTATGTGGGCATGGCAGCGTGGTGTTGAGCAATTAGATAGCCGGTTTTTTGATCTTATTCAACACTCGCTGGTGTTGGCGGTTATTGCGGCTTTGATTACGGTGGTGTTGGCGGTGGTGTTGGCGTTTAACCGGCGTTTATCGAAAGGCAGCCAATTTTTTGCTGCGGCCCAGCTTGGTTATGCGCTGCCGGGGTCGGTGTTGGCGGTGGGGATCATGCTGTCATTTACGTTTATCGATAATCGCCTGCTTATCCCTCTTCAAAGTTGGCTGGGTATGGACGCCAAGCCGGTGCTGCTGGGCGGCATTCTTAGCTTGTTGGCGGCGTACTGGATTCGGTTTTTGGCGGTGGCGAGCGGTCCGGTGGAGTCCAGCCTGGAACGGATTAAACCCAGCTTGCCAGAAGCGGCCCAAACGTTGGGGGCACGATCAAGACAGTTGTTGACTCGGATCTATTTACCGATGCTACGGCCTGGCTTATTAACCGCGCTGGTGTTGGTGTTTGTCGATGTGATGAAAGAAATGCCAGCAACTTTGTTACTGCGCCCCTATGGCTGGGATACCCTGGCGGTGCGGATTTTTGAACTGACTTCAGAGGGGCAGTGGCAGCTTGCGGCGTTGCCCGCGCTAAGCTTGATTGCGGTGGGCTTGGCACCGGTAGTGATTAGTATTCGGCGCAGTCGTTAA
- the gcvH gene encoding glycine cleavage system protein GcvH: MSNTPSELKYASTHEWARLEADGTVTVGITDHAQDALGDVVFIELPEVGSEVSAGAEVAVVESVKAASDIYAPVSGEVIAVNEDLEDSPETVNEYPYSDGWFFKIQPSAVAELENLLDSEEYDAQAEG, encoded by the coding sequence ATGAGTAACACCCCAAGCGAATTGAAATACGCCAGCACTCACGAGTGGGCGCGCCTGGAGGCGGATGGCACAGTGACGGTGGGTATTACCGATCACGCCCAGGATGCTTTGGGTGATGTGGTATTTATTGAGTTACCTGAGGTTGGCTCAGAGGTCAGTGCCGGGGCCGAGGTAGCTGTGGTCGAGTCGGTAAAAGCCGCGTCGGATATTTATGCCCCGGTTAGTGGTGAAGTGATTGCGGTGAATGAGGATCTTGAGGATTCGCCAGAAACCGTGAATGAATATCCCTATAGCGATGGTTGGTTTTTTAAAATTCAACCAAGTGCGGTAGCGGAATTGGAAAACTTGCTGGATTCTGAGGAGTACGATGCCCAAGCTGAGGGCTAA
- a CDS encoding HAD family phosphatase, translated as MALAIFDLDNTLLGGDSDHAWGEFLVEQQLVDVEYYRQKNDEFYRQYCEGGLDIDAYLRFALQPLKGKTPAELAPLHQQFMQSHIQPLMLPKAIALIEKHRAAGDRLLIITATNSFITTPIAKALGIEELMASDAELIQGQYTGAPSGIPCFQEGKVVRLKEWLQHNKESLVGSYFYSDSHNDLPLLKQVETPVAVDPDDRLRAYAEQHNWQILSLR; from the coding sequence ATGGCTTTGGCGATATTTGATCTCGACAACACCTTGCTCGGTGGCGACAGTGACCACGCTTGGGGCGAATTTTTAGTCGAACAACAACTGGTCGACGTTGAATACTATCGCCAAAAAAACGATGAATTTTATCGTCAGTACTGCGAAGGCGGACTCGATATAGACGCTTACCTTCGTTTTGCCCTCCAGCCATTAAAAGGCAAAACACCCGCCGAACTGGCACCTCTGCACCAACAATTTATGCAGTCACATATTCAGCCATTGATGCTGCCTAAAGCAATAGCACTCATAGAGAAGCACCGCGCAGCTGGCGACCGACTACTCATCATTACCGCCACCAACAGTTTTATCACCACGCCTATTGCCAAGGCACTGGGTATTGAAGAACTGATGGCCAGTGATGCAGAGCTCATTCAAGGCCAATATACCGGTGCACCCAGCGGTATACCCTGCTTTCAAGAGGGCAAGGTCGTACGACTTAAAGAATGGCTGCAACACAACAAGGAATCACTCGTTGGCAGTTATTTTTATAGTGACTCGCATAATGACCTGCCGCTGTTAAAACAAGTCGAGACCCCGGTTGCAGTCGACCCCGATGACCGGCTGCGAGCCTATGCCGAACAACACAACTGGCAAATTCTCAGTTTGCGCTAA
- the rppH gene encoding RNA pyrophosphohydrolase yields the protein MIDSDGFRPNVGIVLANEHGQVLWARRVGQNAWQFPQGGIHQGETPEQALYRELYEEVGLREADVEMLACTRGWLRYRLPNRLIRKENKPLCIGQKQKWFLLQMRADENKVCFHCGDKPEFDHWQWVSYWYPLGQVVAFKREVYRRAMKELAPRHVRLVRDYAGDFR from the coding sequence GTGATTGATTCAGACGGCTTTCGCCCAAATGTTGGTATCGTGCTCGCCAACGAGCACGGTCAGGTGCTGTGGGCGCGCCGGGTGGGTCAAAATGCTTGGCAGTTCCCCCAGGGTGGGATCCATCAAGGCGAAACGCCTGAGCAGGCGCTTTACCGTGAGCTGTACGAAGAAGTGGGCCTGCGAGAAGCCGATGTTGAAATGCTGGCATGTACCCGTGGGTGGCTGCGTTATCGCCTTCCTAATCGCTTGATCCGCAAAGAAAATAAGCCGCTGTGTATCGGCCAAAAACAAAAATGGTTTCTTCTGCAAATGCGAGCAGATGAAAATAAAGTCTGTTTTCATTGTGGTGACAAGCCGGAGTTTGATCACTGGCAGTGGGTGAGCTATTGGTATCCCCTTGGTCAAGTAGTGGCCTTTAAACGCGAAGTGTATCGTCGAGCCATGAAAGAGCTGGCGCCGCGTCATGTGCGCCTGGTACGTGATTATGCAGGTGATTTTCGATGA
- the ptsP gene encoding phosphoenolpyruvate--protein phosphotransferase — protein MLEALRSIVQAVNSAGDLQTALDIIVGRIAEVMNTEVCTVYLRDPESGRLIFMANQGLNPKLIGKISLSPDEGLVGQVARREEPLNLDHAEKHPNFLYLPGIGEEQYHSFLGAPIIHQRKVLGVLVVQQKDSRRFDEDEEAFLVTMSAQLAGVIAHARATGSIAAAKNAVSSSASFKGIAGASGIGMGRAVVVVPLADLNSVPRRAADDVESELAAFSSALETVREDVRLLSERLFSQLSPEEHALFDVYLRLLDDSAWISEVNKIIRDGEWAQGALSQVMSSHVRTFEMMDDAYFKERATDIKDLGRRVLSYLQTSSVEPVEYPDHTILVGEELTASMLGEVPREKLVGMVSVKGSSNSHVAILARAMGIPTVMGASDLPYTQIENATLVVDGYNGAVHYNPSQELFDHFKAVSEEDQALTQGLEALRDLPSETLDGHRVPLWVNTGLIADVARSLDRGAEGVGLYRTEIPFLLRERFPSEEEQRAIYREQLLAFAPLPVTMRTLDIGGDKSLPYFPIEEENPFLGWRGIRVTLDHPEIFLVQVRAMLKASEGLNNLRIMLPMISNVQEVDEALKLINRAHNELLEEGLSISLPPIGVMVEVPAAVQQSRQLARRVDFLSVGSNDLTQYLLAVDRNNTRVADLYHAFHPAVLHSLQSVVESAHLEGKPVGICGELAGDPGAVLLLMAMGYDMLSMNDSSLLKVKAVIRSARFADLPPLLEAAMAAESADEVKSLLRAAMSEAGMERLLQPLEGN, from the coding sequence ATGTTGGAGGCACTTCGCAGCATCGTGCAGGCGGTTAATTCTGCCGGCGATTTGCAGACAGCGCTTGATATTATTGTCGGCCGTATTGCCGAGGTGATGAATACTGAGGTTTGTACCGTCTATCTGCGCGATCCTGAATCAGGCCGCCTTATCTTTATGGCTAACCAAGGTTTGAACCCCAAGTTAATTGGCAAAATCAGCTTGAGCCCGGACGAGGGCCTGGTTGGCCAGGTGGCGCGTCGAGAAGAGCCGTTAAATCTCGATCATGCCGAAAAGCACCCCAACTTCCTCTATTTGCCGGGTATTGGTGAAGAGCAGTATCACTCATTTTTGGGGGCGCCAATTATTCACCAGCGTAAAGTGCTGGGTGTGTTGGTGGTGCAGCAAAAAGACAGCCGCCGTTTTGATGAAGATGAAGAGGCCTTTTTAGTAACCATGTCGGCCCAGTTGGCCGGGGTTATCGCCCATGCTCGCGCGACAGGTTCGATTGCGGCAGCAAAAAATGCGGTTAGTTCTTCGGCCAGTTTTAAGGGTATTGCTGGCGCCTCGGGTATTGGAATGGGGCGAGCGGTCGTGGTTGTGCCGCTGGCAGACCTGAACTCGGTGCCGCGTCGCGCCGCCGATGACGTAGAGTCTGAATTAGCCGCCTTTAGTAGTGCCCTGGAGACTGTGCGGGAAGATGTTCGTCTGTTAAGCGAGCGTTTGTTTAGTCAGCTTTCTCCAGAGGAGCATGCGCTGTTCGACGTGTATCTTCGCTTGCTGGACGATAGCGCTTGGATTTCTGAAGTTAACAAGATTATTCGGGATGGCGAGTGGGCTCAGGGGGCGCTGAGCCAAGTCATGTCCAGCCATGTTCGTACCTTTGAGATGATGGATGACGCCTATTTCAAAGAACGGGCGACAGATATCAAAGACTTGGGTCGCAGGGTGCTGAGCTACCTGCAAACCTCCAGTGTCGAGCCTGTGGAATACCCAGATCACACCATTTTGGTCGGTGAAGAGCTCACTGCGTCGATGCTGGGTGAGGTGCCTAGAGAGAAATTGGTCGGCATGGTGTCGGTGAAAGGTTCGAGTAATTCCCATGTGGCGATACTCGCCAGAGCAATGGGAATCCCAACCGTTATGGGGGCCAGTGATCTTCCCTATACACAGATAGAGAATGCGACCTTGGTAGTGGACGGCTATAACGGCGCTGTTCATTACAACCCGTCCCAAGAGCTGTTTGATCATTTCAAGGCGGTGTCGGAAGAGGATCAGGCCCTGACTCAGGGCTTGGAAGCACTGCGAGACCTGCCCAGCGAAACCCTGGATGGTCATCGGGTGCCGCTGTGGGTGAACACCGGTTTGATCGCGGATGTTGCTCGCTCTCTTGACCGTGGTGCTGAAGGGGTTGGCCTGTACCGAACCGAAATTCCCTTTTTGCTGCGGGAGCGCTTTCCCAGTGAAGAGGAGCAGCGGGCCATTTATCGTGAGCAGCTGCTGGCTTTTGCACCGCTACCAGTCACTATGCGTACGCTGGATATCGGTGGCGATAAGTCTCTGCCCTATTTCCCTATTGAAGAAGAAAATCCGTTTTTAGGGTGGCGGGGTATTCGGGTTACCTTGGACCATCCAGAGATTTTCCTGGTGCAAGTTCGCGCCATGCTAAAAGCCAGTGAGGGCTTGAACAATCTGCGTATTATGCTGCCAATGATCAGCAATGTGCAGGAAGTGGATGAGGCGCTAAAGCTGATAAATCGAGCCCATAACGAGCTGTTGGAAGAGGGGCTTAGTATCTCTTTGCCGCCAATTGGCGTAATGGTGGAAGTTCCCGCTGCTGTTCAGCAGTCCCGGCAGTTGGCTCGCCGAGTCGACTTTTTGTCGGTGGGCAGTAATGACTTGACCCAGTACCTGCTGGCGGTAGATCGAAACAATACTCGGGTGGCGGACTTGTACCATGCGTTTCATCCAGCGGTGTTGCACAGTTTGCAGTCCGTTGTGGAGTCTGCGCATCTGGAAGGCAAGCCTGTGGGCATTTGCGGCGAGCTGGCGGGGGATCCTGGCGCGGTGTTGCTGTTGATGGCGATGGGGTACGACATGCTATCAATGAATGATAGCAGCTTGCTCAAAGTGAAAGCCGTTATTCGCAGTGCCCGTTTTGCTGATTTGCCGCCTTTGCTGGAGGCCGCTATGGCGGCTGAGTCTGCTGATGAAGTGAAATCTTTGTTGCGGGCGGCTATGTCGGAAGCGGGAATGGAGCGCTTGCTACAGCCCCTTGAGGGGAATTAA
- a CDS encoding NRDE family protein, whose amino-acid sequence MCLILLSWQPEANHKLVVAANRDEHFARPSETAHFWPDAPAIFAGRDQEFGGTWMGLSRNGRFAAVTNLRQQSELGKMSRGNLVRDFLQDTRSATVFFDELENQKRNYRPFNLVASDGKQLFLTDNVSPGWVSLAPGTHAIGNLPISTPSIKREKGLTDFEQCLGQQLDATSLLAMLTDSAVSEPDNNLLYQELSRRFVSMKEYGTRSCSVVFQQQNGDSDFWEQNFDAQQSALPLRHHHITADN is encoded by the coding sequence ATGTGTTTAATACTCTTGTCATGGCAGCCCGAGGCAAATCATAAACTCGTGGTTGCTGCCAATAGAGACGAGCATTTCGCCCGCCCCAGCGAAACAGCGCATTTCTGGCCGGATGCGCCCGCTATCTTTGCAGGCCGCGACCAAGAATTTGGTGGCACGTGGATGGGGTTAAGCCGCAATGGTCGCTTTGCCGCCGTCACCAATTTGCGCCAGCAAAGCGAATTAGGCAAAATGAGTCGCGGCAATTTAGTTCGGGATTTTCTGCAAGATACACGCTCGGCGACGGTATTCTTTGATGAACTTGAAAATCAAAAGCGCAATTACCGCCCCTTTAATCTAGTCGCCAGCGACGGCAAGCAACTGTTTCTCACCGACAATGTCAGCCCCGGCTGGGTAAGCCTCGCCCCCGGCACCCACGCTATTGGCAACCTGCCCATAAGCACCCCCAGCATTAAACGAGAAAAAGGACTCACAGACTTTGAACAATGCCTAGGGCAACAACTTGATGCAACATCGTTACTGGCAATGCTAACAGACAGCGCGGTTAGCGAGCCCGACAACAATCTGCTTTATCAGGAATTATCTCGGCGCTTTGTGTCGATGAAGGAATACGGTACGCGATCGTGCAGCGTGGTTTTTCAACAGCAAAATGGCGACAGTGACTTTTGGGAGCAGAACTTTGACGCCCAGCAATCTGCATTGCCGCTGCGGCATCACCATATTACAGCCGACAATTAA
- a CDS encoding sulfite exporter TauE/SafE family protein, producing the protein MLVSLWLYPLIGMAAGLSAGLFGVGGGLVIVPALVVCFSALSVSESVLMPLAIGTSLATIVVTSMSSVRAHHKLGNVDWRVWMALTPGIVLGVVFGVNTVAALPAATLKLAFGIFAVAVAIQMAAQLSPPASRVLPGRTELSMAGLVIGYVSALFGIGGGSLTVPFLSFCNVRMQRAVATAAACGLPIAVAGMVSNILLGVGDARLPAYSTGFVYWPAFIGIVVFSVPFAKLGARLAQRLSSLMLKRIFSGFLFIVGIFFFWGA; encoded by the coding sequence TTGTTAGTAAGTTTGTGGCTTTATCCTCTGATTGGAATGGCAGCGGGTTTGTCGGCGGGTTTGTTTGGGGTCGGCGGCGGTTTGGTTATTGTTCCCGCGTTGGTGGTGTGTTTTTCAGCGCTTAGCGTGTCTGAGTCGGTGTTGATGCCCTTAGCCATTGGGACGTCCCTTGCCACGATTGTGGTGACATCAATGAGTTCGGTGCGGGCGCATCACAAACTCGGTAATGTTGACTGGCGGGTTTGGATGGCGTTGACGCCAGGCATTGTTCTTGGTGTGGTGTTTGGGGTAAATACCGTCGCCGCGTTGCCGGCGGCTACGCTTAAGCTGGCGTTTGGCATTTTTGCTGTTGCCGTGGCCATTCAAATGGCGGCGCAATTGTCGCCACCAGCGTCCAGGGTCTTGCCTGGGCGTACGGAGCTTTCAATGGCGGGACTGGTAATTGGTTATGTGTCGGCTTTGTTTGGCATTGGTGGCGGCTCGCTGACGGTGCCGTTTTTAAGCTTTTGCAATGTGCGCATGCAACGTGCTGTGGCAACTGCTGCGGCCTGCGGCTTGCCCATTGCGGTAGCGGGGATGGTAAGTAATATTTTGCTAGGCGTGGGCGATGCTCGGCTACCCGCGTATAGTACCGGCTTTGTATATTGGCCGGCTTTTATCGGGATTGTCGTTTTTAGTGTGCCCTTCGCTAAGCTTGGTGCGAGGCTTGCTCAGCGTTTGTCATCGCTGATGCTCAAGCGTATATTTTCCGGCTTCTTGTTTATCGTTGGTATTTTCTTTTTCTGGGGAGCGTAG